One region of Culex pipiens pallens isolate TS chromosome 2, TS_CPP_V2, whole genome shotgun sequence genomic DNA includes:
- the LOC120417255 gene encoding uncharacterized protein LOC120417255, translating to MRQLVAGIFGVLCVAIAATSGQVLGSDDPSPGEVEPGDSTPENPFDDNACEKSENVPVCTDCTKITVCLNKKALPAKSCPAEAPYCISSLDSGAYCSGQPDPERQQCQDKFQCTSEGYFPDPNDCHYYYLCDSSLKPSKYDCMPGYVFDLKTNGCKRQVFANDCQKLDCSKSNGVWSYYGNTKQYYGYCYKPEEESTATEVVLFKCSDGAEFDGYKCEFKCRQEGKFADSTNRNRYYECFFSGAALKSRVKSCAKGMVFDDRTKFCVTPLALM from the exons ATGCGACAACTTGTGGCGGGGATTTTCGGGGTTCTTTGCGTGGCAATCGCGGCCACTTCCGGACAAGTGCTTGGCAGTGACGATCCCAGCCCGGGTGAAGTGGAACCTGGAGATTCGACGCCGGAGAACCCGTTCGATGATAATGCTTGTGAAAAGAGTGAAAACGTTCCGGTTTGCACGGATTGCACGAAGATCACCGTTTGCCTGAACAAGAAGGCACTTCCGGCGAAGAGTTGCCCGGCGGAAGCTCCGTACTGTATTAGTTCGCTGGACTCGGGGGCATACTGTTCCGGACAGCCGGATCCTGAACGACAGCAGTGCCAGGACAAGTTTCAGTGCACTTCGGAGGGATACTTCCCGG ATCCCAACGATTGCCACTACTACTACCTGTGCGACTCCTCGTTGAAGCCCTCCAAGTACGACTGCATGCCGGGGTACGTGTTTGACCTCAAAACCAACGGCTGCAAGCGCCAGGTGTTTGCAAACGACTGCCAAAAGCTGGACTGCTCCAAGTCCAACGGAGTTTGGTCGTACTACGGAAACACTAAGCAATACTATGGATACTGCTACAAACCGGAGGAGGAATCTACGGCGACCGAGGTGGTTCTGTTCAAGTGTTCCGACGGGGCCGAATTCGACGGGTACAAGTGTGAGTTCAAGTGCCGCCAGGAGGGCAAGTTTGCCGATTCGACCAACCGGAATCGGTACTACGAGTGCTTCTTCAGCGGGGCCGCGCTCAAGTCCCGCGTCAAGTCGTGCGCCAAGGGGATGGTGTTTGACGATCGAACAAAGTTCTGCGTGACACCGTTGGCGCTGATGTAA